In Mobula birostris isolate sMobBir1 unplaced genomic scaffold, sMobBir1.hap1 scaffold_2105, whole genome shotgun sequence, a genomic segment contains:
- the LOC140192676 gene encoding uncharacterized protein — translation MRDPVTLWQGRRKLLEQTEGQVSDLRRETSALRERLEKEGLERELLVEEREQLRAALDKSELACSELSRTSSRLQAQESNLRDSLAKTCALNEALAQDKVQLNAIISQLVPFCPPFKASSTDGPPYPSKPLLSVSLPTDGPPYPSKPLLSVSLSTDGPPYPSKPLLSVSLSTDGPPYPSKPLLSVSLSTDGPPYPSKPLLSVSLSTDGPPYPSKPSLSVSLSTDGPPYPSKPSLSVSLSTDGPPYPSKPLLSVSLSTDGPPYPSKPLLSVSLSTDGPPYPSKPLLSVSLSTDGPPYPSKPLLSVSLSTDGPPYPSKPLLSVSLSTDGPPYPSKPLLSVSLSTDGPPYPSKPLLSVSLSTDGPPYPSEPLLSVSLSTDGPPYPSKPLLSVSLSTDGPPYPSKPLLSVSLSTDGPPYPSKPLLSVSLSECR, via the exons ATGCGTGACCCTGTGACTCTCTGGCAAGGCAGGCGGAAACTTCTGGAGCAGACGGAGGGTCAGGTCTCGGACCTGAGGAGGGAGACATCGGCCCTCCGGGAGAGACTGGAGAAGGAGGGTCTGGAGAGGGAGCTTCTTGTCGAGGAGAGGGAGCAACTCCGCGCGGCACTGGACAAG TCGGAACTCGCCTGCTCTGAGCTCAGCCGGACCAGCAGCCGCCTGCAGGCCCAGGAGTCCAACCTGCGCGACTCTCTCGCCAAGACCTGTGCGCTGAACGAGGCCCTTGCCCAAGACAAAGTGCAGCTCAACGCCATCATCTCGCAG CTCGTTCCCTTCTGCCCCccgttcaaag CTtcttccacagacggaccaccgtatccctctaaacctctcctatccgtgtccctgcccacagacggaccaccgtatccctctaaacctctcctatccgtgtccctgtccacagacggaccaccgtatccctctaaacctctcctatccgtgtccctgtccacagacggaccaccgtatccctctaaacctctcctatccgtgtccctgtccacagacggaccaccgtatccctctaaacctctcctatccgtgtccctgtccacagacggaccaccgtatccctctaaac cttccctgtccgtgtccctgtccacagacggaccaccgtatccctctaaaccttccctgtccgtgtccctgtccacagacggaccaccgtatccctctaaacctctcctatccgtgtccctgtccacagacggaccaccgtatccctctaaac ctctcctatccgtgtccctgtccacagacgggccaccgtatccctctaaac ctctcctatccgtgtccctgtccacagacggaccaccgtatccctctaaacctctcctatccgtgtccctgtccacagacggaccaccgtatccctctaaac ctctcctatccgtgtccctgtccacagacggaccaccgtatccctctaaac ctctcctatccgtgtccctgtccacagacggaccaccgtatccctctaaacctctcctatccgtgtccctgtccacagacggaccaccgtatccctctgaacctctcctatccgtgtccctgtccacagacggaccaccgtatccctctaaacctctcctgtccgtgtccctgtccacagacggaccaccgtatccctctaaacctctcctatccgtgtccctgtccacagacggaccaccgtatccctctaaacctctcctatccgtgtccctgtccgagtgtcgttaa